In the genome of Coraliomargarita algicola, one region contains:
- the prmC gene encoding peptide chain release factor N(5)-glutamine methyltransferase: MLSIREIKARTETFFKEKGVPNAKLDTDILIAHSLGMKRLELYLDLDRPLTEAQLSALRPLVKRRANREPLQYIVGNTDFYGLQLKVDRRALIPRHETEELIELIVERLQATPQRILDLGTGSGALALALATQYPEAQVVAVDQSTEALELARENASALELNERVQFLAGSWWTPLMSESPFDLIVSNPPYLTEAEMQTAEPEVIQHEPHSALVAGTDGLDDFRVLLEGAPKFLAPGGLLAMETGIAQSEALSEMAQLAGLQGQSIEDLSGRPRFFFAS; the protein is encoded by the coding sequence ATGCTAAGCATCCGAGAAATCAAAGCGCGCACGGAAACCTTTTTCAAAGAGAAGGGCGTGCCCAATGCGAAGCTCGATACCGACATCTTAATCGCACATTCACTCGGAATGAAGCGCCTCGAGCTCTATCTCGATCTCGATCGCCCGCTGACCGAAGCGCAGCTGTCCGCACTGCGCCCCTTGGTCAAGCGACGCGCCAATCGCGAACCGCTACAGTATATTGTCGGCAATACCGACTTTTATGGTCTGCAGCTCAAAGTGGATCGACGCGCGCTCATCCCGCGCCACGAAACCGAAGAACTGATCGAGCTCATCGTCGAACGCCTCCAGGCCACGCCACAGCGTATCCTGGATTTGGGCACCGGCAGTGGGGCACTTGCCCTCGCGCTAGCCACCCAATATCCGGAAGCCCAGGTCGTAGCCGTCGACCAAAGCACAGAAGCTCTGGAGCTCGCCCGCGAAAATGCCAGCGCGCTGGAGCTCAACGAGCGCGTTCAGTTTCTCGCAGGTAGTTGGTGGACCCCGCTGATGTCCGAAAGTCCTTTCGATCTCATCGTCTCCAACCCTCCGTACCTAACCGAAGCAGAAATGCAGACCGCGGAACCAGAAGTCATCCAACACGAACCACACAGCGCCCTGGTTGCTGGCACCGACGGACTCGACGATTTCCGTGTCCTACTCGAAGGGGCCCCGAAGTTTCTTGCTCCCGGAGGCTTACTGGCGATGGAAACCGGCATCGCACAAAGCGAAGCGCTCAGCGAGATGGCCCAATTAGCCGGCCTGCAAGGTCAAAGCATCGAAGACCTCAGCGGCCGCCCCCGCTTCTTCTTCGCTTCATAA
- the prfA gene encoding peptide chain release factor 1: protein MHKIPDIAPFRKKLDELNDQMAAPDFYSDQRRAADISREQVRLSTLVEKFEAWHSTVQQLKENKAMAEDESVDEELREMAQEELESLAAQRDKLANDVLRFMIPPDATDSRNSVMEIRGGAGGDEANIFAGDLFRMYSRYAETRGWRVEVMSSSPADVGGFKEIIFMMTGEEAYKYLKFESGVHRVQRVPATETQGRIHTSTATVAVLPEAQEVDVELNMNDLDISTMRASGAGGQHVNTTDSAVMMVHKPTGVTVYCADERSQIKNRAKALTVMRSRLLKAKEEEEHAKYAAERKGQIGTGDRSERIRTYNYPQGRLTDHRIGLSLSLPTVVDGDLDDLIDALQNYDYEARIQNLLDQQTA from the coding sequence ATGCACAAAATTCCCGACATCGCACCTTTCCGTAAAAAGCTCGACGAGCTAAACGACCAGATGGCCGCCCCAGATTTTTATTCTGACCAGCGACGCGCCGCCGACATCTCGCGCGAACAAGTGCGGCTAAGCACCTTGGTCGAAAAATTCGAAGCTTGGCACAGCACGGTGCAACAACTCAAAGAGAACAAGGCCATGGCCGAGGACGAATCCGTCGACGAAGAACTACGCGAGATGGCTCAGGAGGAGCTTGAAAGCCTAGCCGCTCAACGCGACAAGCTAGCCAACGACGTGCTCCGCTTTATGATTCCGCCCGATGCCACCGACAGCCGTAACTCGGTGATGGAAATCCGCGGGGGCGCTGGAGGCGACGAGGCCAACATCTTTGCGGGCGATCTATTCCGTATGTATAGCCGCTACGCCGAAACACGCGGCTGGCGCGTCGAAGTCATGAGCTCCAGCCCCGCAGATGTCGGGGGCTTCAAAGAAATCATCTTCATGATGACTGGTGAGGAAGCTTACAAATATCTCAAATTCGAGAGTGGGGTGCATCGCGTGCAACGCGTGCCCGCCACCGAAACCCAGGGACGCATCCACACCTCCACCGCGACGGTGGCCGTGCTGCCGGAAGCCCAAGAGGTGGACGTCGAACTCAACATGAATGATCTCGATATCTCCACCATGCGCGCCAGTGGGGCAGGGGGCCAACACGTGAACACCACCGACTCTGCGGTCATGATGGTGCACAAGCCCACCGGTGTCACCGTCTACTGCGCCGATGAACGCTCCCAAATTAAAAATCGTGCCAAGGCCTTAACCGTCATGCGCTCCCGCCTGCTCAAGGCGAAGGAGGAAGAAGAGCACGCCAAATACGCCGCCGAGCGTAAGGGCCAAATCGGAACCGGCGACCGCTCCGAGCGCATTCGCACCTACAATTACCCACAAGGACGCCTCACCGACCACCGCATCGGCCTAAGCCTTTCCCTACCCACAGTGGTGGACGGCGATCTCGACGACCTGATCGATGCATTGCAAAATTACGATTACGAAGCGCGCATTCAGAACTTACTTGATCAGCAGACCGCATAA
- a CDS encoding NAD(P)-dependent oxidoreductase, translated as MKDKKIGFVGLGRMGGNMARCLNDKGYKITALYDINKNVATELAQEVDATAYQTLAEVTAHADIILTVVTNDAAMHAIFFGEDNLLTGAEGRTFINCATLTPALHGKLEANAAQVGAKCLEACMASSIPQARKGELFLMVGGDEAEFKANKALLDDLSKALHYVGPAGKASEVKALVNMVMNINTAALAEGLGIGDALGLDLKMLCDIFSQTGANSRVLETDAEDMILRDHDCYFSAAHAAKDSGIALGLAANAGINAPLAQATFEQYTKLTEMGKGELDKSGIAELTFKGRI; from the coding sequence ATGAAAGATAAAAAAATCGGATTCGTTGGCCTAGGCCGCATGGGTGGTAATATGGCTCGCTGCCTCAATGACAAAGGCTACAAGATCACCGCGCTCTACGACATCAACAAAAATGTCGCCACCGAGCTCGCCCAAGAAGTCGACGCGACCGCGTATCAAACGCTCGCCGAAGTCACCGCCCATGCGGACATCATTCTGACTGTCGTGACCAACGATGCCGCAATGCACGCCATATTCTTCGGCGAAGACAACCTCCTCACCGGCGCCGAAGGACGCACCTTCATCAACTGCGCCACCCTCACACCCGCCCTGCATGGTAAGCTCGAAGCCAACGCCGCACAAGTCGGTGCCAAATGCCTCGAAGCCTGCATGGCCTCCAGCATCCCACAGGCACGCAAGGGCGAACTCTTCCTCATGGTCGGTGGTGATGAAGCCGAATTCAAAGCCAACAAAGCTCTGCTCGACGACCTAAGCAAAGCGCTTCACTACGTCGGCCCCGCCGGTAAAGCCTCCGAGGTCAAAGCACTCGTCAACATGGTCATGAACATCAACACCGCCGCCCTCGCCGAAGGCCTCGGCATCGGTGACGCCCTCGGCCTCGACCTCAAAATGCTCTGCGATATCTTTAGCCAGACCGGAGCCAACTCGCGCGTGCTTGAGACCGATGCCGAAGACATGATTCTCCGCGATCACGACTGCTACTTCTCCGCCGCACACGCCGCCAAAGACTCCGGCATCGCACTCGGCCTCGCCGCCAATGCCGGCATCAACGCCCCCCTAGCGCAAGCCACTTTCGAGCAATACACCAAGCTCACCGAAATGGGCAAAGGCGAACTCGACAAGTCCGGCATCGCCGAACTCACCTTCAAAGGCCGCATCTAA
- a CDS encoding haloacid dehalogenase-like hydrolase: MTKKNLHRQNIVACIWDFDKTLIPGYMQAPIFETFGIDEEQFWKEVNALPDIYAKRGTRVSQDTIYLNHLISFVKNGCLKGLTNQRLRELGKELRFYPGLPDLFTRLQAVVESRPEYKKHNIKLEHYIISTGLAEMIKGSLIAPYVDGIFGCEFIEAPLPPNYSTQNELPLHMEFEISQIGTIVDNTIKTRFIFEINKGCNKNPQIDVNASMDRVDRRVPIDRMIYTADGPSDVPVFSVVKSNGGKAFAVFNPDSEAEFAQNDALLGAGRIHAYGPADYTENSTTSKWLRLHVRTICEGIVAECEASLNEKVRRAPRHLHDEDEREGFVENKGATQKELF, encoded by the coding sequence ATGACGAAAAAGAACCTTCATCGCCAAAACATTGTCGCTTGTATCTGGGATTTTGACAAGACGCTCATTCCTGGCTACATGCAGGCACCTATTTTCGAGACCTTTGGTATCGACGAAGAGCAGTTTTGGAAAGAGGTCAATGCGCTGCCCGATATTTATGCGAAGCGTGGGACGCGAGTTTCGCAGGATACCATTTATCTAAATCACTTGATCAGTTTTGTGAAGAATGGCTGCTTAAAAGGCTTAACCAATCAACGATTGCGCGAGTTGGGCAAGGAGTTACGTTTTTATCCAGGGCTGCCTGATTTGTTCACGCGTTTGCAAGCGGTGGTCGAGTCACGTCCTGAGTATAAGAAGCACAATATCAAGCTGGAGCACTATATTATCAGCACAGGCTTAGCGGAGATGATCAAGGGCAGTTTGATAGCACCTTATGTGGATGGGATTTTCGGCTGTGAATTCATTGAAGCTCCCCTGCCCCCGAATTATTCAACTCAAAATGAGTTACCACTCCACATGGAGTTTGAGATTAGTCAGATTGGCACAATCGTTGATAATACCATTAAGACACGTTTCATTTTTGAGATCAATAAGGGCTGTAACAAGAATCCGCAGATCGACGTCAATGCGTCGATGGATCGAGTCGATCGTCGTGTGCCGATTGACCGGATGATATACACCGCGGACGGCCCCAGTGATGTGCCTGTGTTTTCGGTGGTGAAAAGTAATGGAGGCAAGGCCTTTGCGGTCTTTAATCCCGACAGCGAAGCTGAGTTTGCGCAGAACGATGCTTTGTTGGGAGCGGGACGTATTCATGCGTATGGTCCTGCCGATTACACTGAGAATAGCACCACTTCGAAGTGGCTACGACTACACGTGCGCACCATCTGTGAGGGTATTGTGGCGGAATGCGAGGCCAGTTTGAATGAAAAAGTCAGGCGCGCACCTAGGCATTTGCATGATGAGGACGAGCGTGAGGGTTTTGTGGAGAACAAAGGAGCCACTCAAAAAGAGCTATTTTAA
- the miaB gene encoding tRNA (N6-isopentenyl adenosine(37)-C2)-methylthiotransferase MiaB, which produces MNRVYIKTYGCQMNERDSDAVAAMLRGKGYSLVDNEFDADVVLLNTCSVRDQAEQKAIGKAGHLAKRKRKDPNFILGIMGCMAQNRGDELVDKLPDLDLVVGTQKFHRVPEHLDSMIATLQGQGPRPDTIVDLAEELDSQNTIKSHVDDKLQVTAFVSIMQGCNMKCSYCIVPKTRGAERARPMDEIVKEIKELAAKGTREVTLLGQIVNQYGIREFPFVDKKSPFVQLLEKVHEIDGIERIRFTSPHPVGFKDDLIECYGRLPKLCEYLHFPMQSGSDRILKAMRRPYSIEKFRSIIKKMRAVRPDMYISTDVIVGFPGETEEDFELTRKHFEEIGFDMAYLFKYSVRPDTTAEPLGDPVTKEQKEERNQILLEILGKRSLERNQALVGTVEEVLFEGPAKKGENMFLGRTRGNRVVLVKASPRLVGQFAPVKFERATASTLFGELVLEGVEAQSA; this is translated from the coding sequence ATGAACCGAGTCTATATCAAAACCTACGGCTGCCAAATGAACGAACGCGACTCCGATGCGGTCGCAGCGATGCTTCGTGGCAAAGGATATTCACTCGTCGATAACGAATTCGATGCCGACGTCGTGCTCCTCAACACCTGCAGTGTACGCGACCAGGCCGAGCAAAAAGCCATCGGCAAGGCTGGGCACCTGGCCAAGCGCAAACGCAAAGACCCCAACTTTATCCTAGGCATCATGGGCTGCATGGCCCAAAACCGCGGCGACGAACTCGTCGACAAACTACCCGACCTCGACCTCGTCGTCGGCACACAAAAATTTCACCGCGTACCCGAGCACCTCGATTCCATGATCGCCACGCTCCAAGGCCAAGGGCCGCGCCCCGACACCATTGTCGACCTCGCCGAAGAGCTCGACTCGCAGAACACCATTAAGTCACACGTTGATGACAAGCTGCAAGTCACCGCCTTCGTCAGCATCATGCAAGGCTGCAACATGAAGTGCTCCTACTGCATCGTGCCCAAGACCCGCGGTGCCGAGCGCGCCCGCCCCATGGATGAGATCGTCAAAGAAATCAAAGAACTCGCAGCCAAAGGCACCCGCGAGGTCACCCTACTCGGGCAAATCGTCAATCAATACGGCATCCGCGAATTTCCCTTCGTCGACAAAAAGAGCCCCTTCGTGCAACTCCTAGAGAAAGTGCACGAGATCGATGGCATCGAGCGCATCCGTTTCACCAGCCCGCACCCAGTCGGCTTCAAAGACGACCTCATCGAATGCTACGGCCGTCTGCCCAAGCTCTGCGAGTATTTACACTTCCCCATGCAAAGTGGCAGCGACCGCATACTCAAAGCCATGCGGCGCCCCTACAGCATCGAAAAATTTCGCAGCATCATCAAAAAGATGCGCGCCGTGCGCCCCGACATGTATATTTCCACAGATGTCATCGTCGGCTTCCCCGGAGAGACCGAAGAAGACTTCGAGCTCACCCGCAAGCACTTCGAAGAAATCGGCTTCGACATGGCTTATTTGTTTAAATACAGCGTGCGTCCCGACACCACCGCCGAGCCCCTCGGCGACCCCGTCACCAAAGAGCAAAAAGAAGAGCGCAATCAGATCCTGCTGGAGATCCTCGGTAAACGCTCCCTAGAGCGCAACCAAGCCCTAGTCGGCACCGTCGAAGAAGTCCTCTTTGAAGGCCCCGCCAAAAAAGGCGAAAACATGTTCCTAGGCCGCACCCGCGGCAACCGCGTCGTATTAGTCAAAGCTAGCCCCCGACTAGTCGGGCAATTCGCCCCCGTAAAATTC
- a CDS encoding TetR/AcrR family transcriptional regulator: MSDIPPREIILAKAGELFHRKGYSSVSIEEVIAASGLPKSEFYRAYSDKSALGQAWLERLTKRMRIMHETFMERPGERERRLKKYFFSMRSWVEANGWRACQFANTAACIDAEAEPEMAYLIDQYKRAQRKFFIELVGTLVDAKDAQRLGTAVFLLYSGAMTEAQNLKATWPFEDGLAAAEQLCGVRPDC; this comes from the coding sequence ATGTCCGATATTCCACCACGCGAAATCATTTTGGCGAAAGCTGGCGAGCTTTTTCATCGTAAAGGCTATAGCTCTGTTTCCATTGAAGAGGTGATTGCCGCAAGTGGATTGCCGAAATCAGAATTTTACCGTGCTTACAGTGATAAGTCTGCCTTGGGTCAGGCTTGGTTGGAACGTTTAACGAAGCGCATGCGGATCATGCATGAGACTTTTATGGAGCGGCCAGGGGAGCGGGAGCGTCGCTTGAAAAAGTATTTTTTCTCGATGCGCAGCTGGGTGGAGGCGAACGGCTGGCGGGCGTGTCAGTTTGCAAATACAGCGGCTTGTATTGATGCGGAAGCTGAGCCGGAAATGGCTTATTTGATTGATCAATATAAGCGTGCTCAGCGTAAATTTTTCATTGAGTTGGTGGGCACACTGGTGGATGCAAAGGATGCTCAACGTCTTGGAACCGCGGTGTTTTTACTCTATTCGGGCGCGATGACTGAAGCTCAGAATCTTAAAGCGACTTGGCCGTTTGAAGATGGCTTGGCGGCTGCGGAGCAGTTGTGTGGAGTTAGACCTGATTGTTGA
- a CDS encoding alpha/beta hydrolase, whose amino-acid sequence MNQTIQNSLGETLDYSFAPGNSDTAKNDWLVILGHGVTGNKDRPLIVDTAKALNAAGFDTLRFSFAGNGDSQGDFRDATISKEVGDLASILDAVTSSYSKIAYIGHSMGGAVGVIQASRDARINALVSLAGMVDTKTFAQTEFGQETPDQGLMWDEASCPLSAKFMHDLCHTIDNVAPLAEMIHAPWLLLHGTSDDVVSPQDTDLVQSLKGDSVKVIRIDGADHSFNQAEHKIQMTQAVVDWLNNQV is encoded by the coding sequence ATGAATCAAACAATCCAAAATTCCCTCGGCGAAACGCTCGACTACAGCTTCGCCCCCGGCAACTCCGACACCGCAAAAAACGACTGGCTGGTCATTCTCGGCCACGGCGTCACCGGCAATAAAGATCGCCCCCTCATTGTCGATACCGCCAAGGCACTCAATGCCGCAGGTTTTGACACCCTACGCTTCTCCTTCGCTGGCAATGGCGACTCACAAGGTGACTTCCGAGACGCCACCATCTCCAAAGAAGTCGGCGACCTCGCATCAATCCTCGACGCCGTCACCAGCTCGTATTCAAAAATCGCCTACATCGGCCATAGCATGGGCGGCGCTGTCGGCGTCATCCAAGCCTCGCGTGATGCACGCATCAACGCACTCGTGTCACTCGCTGGCATGGTCGATACCAAAACTTTTGCGCAAACCGAGTTCGGCCAAGAAACACCAGACCAAGGTTTGATGTGGGACGAAGCAAGCTGCCCACTCTCCGCAAAGTTTATGCACGACCTCTGCCATACCATCGACAACGTCGCCCCACTGGCCGAAATGATTCATGCCCCTTGGCTGCTCTTACACGGCACCAGCGACGATGTCGTAAGCCCCCAAGACACCGACCTCGTCCAAAGCTTAAAAGGCGACAGCGTCAAAGTCATACGCATAGACGGAGCCGACCACAGTTTCAATCAAGCCGAACATAAAATTCAAATGACTCAAGCCGTCGTCGACTGGCTCAACAATCAGGTCTAA